The genomic segment agatgaagaggaagaggaagatctAACGGTTGAGAATGATGCGATCTTTTCGATACAGTAAAGACTCTGCTTTTTGTTGCTTCTGGCTTGTTCCCTCACACGTCCTCTGAATATATCATTTACATCATTTCGTGTCGCcccaaaaagtttttttttttttttttgacgaagtaaaaagtaaaaaaaaaaacgttgaaaagaagaagtaaatgatgatgatataaaattatatatatctccaaataataagaaaaagtttTATCATTTTTGGATTCAGATTTGTTGAATTTTTATATCCATGTTTTGTTGCTATTAAAATTAGGTAAACATGTTTTCTACTGTTATTAACAATATGGTACTAAGATATTCACATTTTATACCAagttaaaccaaattttatcCAATATCAGGGATGTAAATGAGAAAGAATAAAAGAATGATATCCAttactttcatatttttaaatatttctctaatttAATTTCTCATCATAGAATGATACATAAACTAATTATGTATTTCCatataaatgtattatagacATATTTTAGATTTAACTTAATTGTAATTTATGGTATTTCTCATACAAAGtaacaaatcaatacaataaaaattgaatGTGTTATGACACCTCaactttttagttgaaaaagaagttgacacatcagttaaaacagttagccaatcaaattataaggaTTAATACAGCTCAATATttttatccaataataatctttCGCCATTCCACATCATTCCTACTTATTTCCGTTATGGGTTCAGCCCAATTATAATAGTGTccaagaaaaacagtaaaagaacCCTAATTAACCTATGTATGCAACTGAGGAAGGTGACGATTAAGGGACACGAGGTTTTGTAAACATCTTAGTTACGTATTATTTGTAATCTAACATCATTTTggcagtttattttattataaataacaatccgcactatgtgcagaataaatagttaataaataattttattgtaatttatatatacaaaatctataatatttatcggtaaaattttttttttttatttgagtatataaaattcttgtataataattaagattaaCTTATgcaaattattataatatgaattttatattatctcatcatatgaatcaaaagttcttaaaattttatggaAATGTAAGTAAGTGATTcaattaagttataaaaataaaagaattaaattttgggtgtcatttaaaaaaaaaagacagtggTATGTAAATAgaaatactattaaaaacttaggacaaataaaaaaatcatttctcgAGTTTTGTGAGCGCAAcatgtcagttttttttttgtttttgtgagaaaACTTAGACATATAACGGATATGAACTAAACTAGAGTAATCTCTCAAGCGTGATTGGAGGATAAACTCTCTTTCTGAAGCATACATAAACTAGAAtaaattagttacatattatcaaacaaaaattctcatatGTCTATCTTATTGATTATGCATTTACTATGTGATTCATTTTCACAGTGATGATTGCAGTGTTTGAATTTTGGCGTGTGATAACAAAGGTTCATTGCCTctcaaaatttacatataataaCACCAGTGACAAATTAAACAATGTTTAAGATCCAAAaccaaatgttttaatttaagaaaactaaatcatctataacttttaaaataactttgaaAATTAACATAATTCTTATAAATGTTGTATACAGTTTAACataagtataatatttaaataataacacaaaaccaaactaaagtaaaaatatgtctatttaCTTTGATATATGTGGacttgttgtaaaaaaaaaggtaatttacaaaaggaaacaaacaaatataacgtaacaacaacacaaactataTAAACTTAGATTATTAAATTCGTAAACTACCAAAAATACACCACAAAGTAACACTACACTAATATCTCCAATAATAATaggagaacaaaaaaacagagcatatagagttaagccaattatacgAGTAAATGATTGTAATAACGAATACTACGGAGTTACAAACCATTGTAGGTTTTTCGGTTCATTTTTATATCTTAGTATTGTGTAAATCATAATAttcatgattaatataattccaaaaaatttaaaatcatactTTGAATATTaaatgtatttcaaaatgtAAAGAATAACATCTCGTGGCATTGCGCGGGTCTAACCTAGTAACAATTAGTATATATgtagaagtatatatatgatttggaaTTTTGGAGATATATCAAAACGTGATTAATTGTGCATGTATTTACAGACTTTTGACATTTTAAGTCTTTAAACAACCACACGAATGGACgtaaaaccaataaaattaaaattaaaacagaaagAATATTGTTTGGTCGTCAACACcaagtcttcttctcttttgcattTTGCAAGctgaaagataagaaaaaaaataatgtgaaaGAGTTATGTTGAGGGGTTTTAAACAAATGTTTGAACCAGAGAGCCATTTAAGCTCTAGAAGGCTATCTCGAACTCATTGGCACCAGCTTTTTGGTAGGTTTGTCTGTTTTTTTAACTTAACTTTTCAGGGTTTTACCATATGTCAATAatctatatatctttatattttcaaatcgTGTAACACATGccataaaatattgttttatataacaAAGGTGAATTCGGTAGGCGGCTTGACCGTGTTTGAGTCTTTGAGACGTGTTGATGATCATACTTGATATATCAAGAATTATGTAGACAAAGAAAACGTGTGCACGTAGAAGGCTATATGATGTTCATAAAATAAATGCTGAATACTGTATTCGATAATCATTACAACAAAGGAAACGAACAAAAACGAATTAATTAAAGAGGCTAATGAAAGAAcgtactccctccatttcaaaatataggatgttttaagtaaatcacgcagattaagaagactttatttttaataagttcaactaatcagaaacaatactgcataatataaactactaaactaatctaaaagttgcattgaaatttgaaaacatcctatattataaaacaacaaacttctctaaaacatcctatattttgaaacggagggagtattatatTACACAGAATTCTAATAAAGTATAGgtgtatataataaacaaagattcaatgattttgattttgaccGTGCATGTGGGATGTGGCTGCATCATTTTCCACCTCACAATTCCTTAGAACAAGACAAATCTTTCGCATCCCAAAGACAGCCATGCCAATAGATTGTTTTCAAGACCACCACACCGCAAACTACGGCTATCTTATTGTGTAGAGACAGCGAGAACTCTGTCGTACATATGAACGTGTGAAGATTATGAAGTTTCCAGCAATAAAAGATCTCTTAATCGTAGCAATGGTTCTTCTCTCTTGTATTGAGCTCCAGAAGCTTCAGTTGAACACGTTAACTCAAGACCACATATTCAAGAAATTCATTAGCCAAATTCAAGgacaaattaataaatctttCATTAGAGAGTGATCCATAATTTGAGTTGTGTGTTCTCAAACTCAAGTTGACTGAACGTCCAAACACAGTTTTAGACCAAAAAATACAACCCACATTTGGtgttaaaatcaacaaaatttattgaATACAAATGCAATATTAGACCATCTTCAACCATGAACAActcattcaaatttttaaaaattaaatatttaatattctatttataaaataagatttaaccaataagaaagagagaaaagaagagcaATGTTGCTCAGTCAGTTCTTAAAGTACTttaagaagaaattttttttagtttctttttcctCGATTAtgcatttttaatattttttaattttttaattaaaaacaaccCTCAACCAAACACCAGTGGAGATGCCCTTACGACCGAGAAGTAAATTCATTGTAGATTTATAATCTTACATCAGCTAGTTTATGTCTTTTGATATAGTTTGCAATAAAATGAAGTTGTAACTTTTCAAGGTGTTTCAAAAGTTGAAACTGTAATGAGCTCAAATAAATCTTCTGAACTAAAACTGGCTACCAAATATAGAAAGTTAAATTACATTAGCCCCACAATTTCCCTAGAAACAATGAGTTCAAATAGTTCAATAGTAAGGatattggtaatttttttttttttggcaatatAAGGATATTGGTAAATGTATGACACGGATCGAACAAGATTATATGAATCGTCATCGACTAACTTAAGGATTTTCGACATTTTCCCCGAAGTTAAAAGGCGTTTGAATTTTGCCACATAGGATTCATACGTACATTTCAACGATATACCGAGAGGATTTGCGTTTGAACCGGGAATATAACCGAATCTATATGTTTGTATATAGACCGGGCTGGAACCGAACCAACTTTAGCATcaaacataacttttttttctttcttttttctcatttcaaaagttcgaatatatatactaaaaaaaaaagttcgaatATATGCTCATCGGCATTGTAAAATGTAACAAATTCacacataatttaaatttgaatatatattttttttaaaaagagtttaTAAAGATCTCTTTACCGTAAATCcacaataaataatttactcCTCTACACACGCAAACTCTTGTCATGATCACTCTTCAAGATCTTATAGTTGAAACCCGGAACTCGATTCTCACCGGAAACCTCCACAACCGAACACATACTCGGCAGAAACTTGCCACTGCCACCACGACTCTGccgcttcttctttctccagtTGGCTTTAGAGAACCAAGAACTCAGCCGTGATGATGAGAGATCTCTTCTTTGATGAgattttttggtgttttctttggAAATCCCCCTCCGTGGATCGAACTGAGTTTCTTTACATGTATTGGAGTTTTTGAAGTAGTCAATTTCTTTACGCACAAGCGATCCTATAGTTCCTCGTGTACCTATGGCGATTGGAGCAGCCATTGATAGCTAGAGAGAGTTTTGTGAGCAGCTTCTGCGGTGTATTATGAAGCTAAAGTAATAGAAAAATGTATGTCTCCTTTTTTATATGATGGCTTTGGTTGGTGTTGGTCATCATCCCTTTCTTTATCTATTtagatgatttattttcataattcagCTAAtccaacgttttttttttcaaatacaatGGATCGATCCTATACGACGTACGTAATTTTCTAATACAATGTACGTACGCTTCTTAAACTACGATTTTATTATTCTGGAGTGTCacatattttggaatttttagaCATATTTACGTATTTTActattacaaaaaacaaaatttggaagaTTTGAGGATTTTAAGCTGATAGAGATGTTGTTGCAAAAGGAACAACACAATGATGCTCTCTATATAAATAGAAGGTTGTTGGAGAAATGACAAAATATGATTCGGTtgataaaaattacataaaactagggaaaattagaaataaaggatcactaaaaaaaaattgtccataTGCACCTTTTCTTGAAAATGGtcatttttacctaaaatatccatagaaattgaaaacctcacatttaacaagttttaaaatgtgAAATATAGGAATATGAGTAGATATACAATAATAGaggtaatattattttttcaaaaaaaaaaaaaatgtataagtttgtttttttatggataaaatttgatataaaaaatttagaaaactattttaaattaaatgttcTAACACCCCAACTTGTTTTGAGAAAAGCCATTATACACAAATCTGACCTtttctttaacattttaaaTCATGAT from the Camelina sativa cultivar DH55 chromosome 12, Cs, whole genome shotgun sequence genome contains:
- the LOC104731359 gene encoding uncharacterized protein LOC104731359 codes for the protein MAAPIAIGTRGTIGSLVRKEIDYFKNSNTCKETQFDPRRGISKENTKKSHQRRDLSSSRLSSWFSKANWRKKKRQSRGGSGKFLPSMCSVVEVSGENRVPGFNYKILKSDHDKSLRV